The Pseudomonadota bacterium sequence CTTCTCCTCGGGAGAGCATGGCGAAGGGCGTCCGGTCCTTGCCGTGTCGGCGGGTGGCCTCGACGATGCCGGGGATGGTGCGGTCCAGGGCATCAAGGGTCGCCTCCGGGGTAACGTCCCGCGGGCCGAGCCCGGTGCCGCCGGTGGTGAAGATGAGCTGCATTCCTTCATCGTCGGCCAGGGCGCAGAGTCGTTCGGTGATAACCTTGCGATCGTCGGGCAGGATTTCGTAGGCAGCAACTTCCACCGGCTGGTTTGCAAGAAACTCCTTGATGACGAGCCCTGACTTGTCCTCGCGGGTTCCCGCATGGGTGGAATCGGACATGACCAGGACCGCAGTTCTGATCGGCCGGGAAAATTTATCGGAAAAATCACTCTTGCCGCCCTTTTTCTTCACCACCCGGATATTGCCGAAGGAGAGATCGGCATCAAGGGGTTTCAACATGTCATAGGC is a genomic window containing:
- the moaCB gene encoding bifunctional molybdenum cofactor biosynthesis protein MoaC/MoaB: MIDVSPKFYSLRYAKAEGFLYGNAKALGMVADKKVPKGDVLEVARAAGIMAAKRCSDLITFCHPIPLDWVEVGFEVEKEHIRVIVEVKSVWKTGVEVEAITGVTGALLNAYDMLKPLDADLSFGNIRVVKKKGGKSDFSDKFSRPIRTAVLVMSDSTHAGTREDKSGLVIKEFLANQPVEVAAYEILPDDRKVITERLCALADDEGMQLIFTTGGTGLGPRDVTPEATLDALDRTIPGIVEATRRHGKDRTPFAMLSRGEAGARGNCIIINLPGSSKGALESMQALFPGLLHIFPMMEGKGH